One region of Populus trichocarpa isolate Nisqually-1 chromosome 4, P.trichocarpa_v4.1, whole genome shotgun sequence genomic DNA includes:
- the LOC7466815 gene encoding protein HIGH CHLOROPHYLL FLUORESCENCE PHENOTYPE 244, chloroplastic: MACKLPAQLATPGKLHHHCQFTITSAFIPLSWRRTLSPEPLLSLSTSFPSGKCNGKQLVTCSAIGTAEATGAVNLGPGTPVRPTSILVVGATGTLGRQIVRRALDEGYDVRCLVRPRPAPADFLRDWGAIVVNADLSKPETIPATMVGVHTVIDCATGRPEEPIKTVDWEGKVALIQCAKAMGIQKYVFYSIHNCDKHPEVPLMEIKYCTEKFLQDSGLPHVIIRLCGFMQGLIGQYAVPILEEKSVWGTDAPTRIAYMDTQDIARLTLVALRNEKINGKLLTFAGPRAWTTQEVITLCERLAGQDANVTTVPVSVLRVTRQLTRLFEWTNDVADRLAFSEVLTSDVVFSVPMNETYSLLGVEQKDIVTLEKYLQDYFTNILKKLKDLKAQSKQSDIYF; encoded by the exons ATGGCGTGCAAGCTCCCAGCTCAGCTAGCAACCCCAGGAAAACTCCATCACCACTGTCAATTCACCATCACATCCGCCTTTATTCCCCTCTCCTGGCGTAGGACTCTGTCACCAGaacctctcctctctctttccaCCTCATTTCCTTCAGGGAAGTGTAATGGAAAGCAACTTGTGACATGTAGTGCTATTGGGACTGCAGAGGCAACAGGGGCAGTGAATTTAGGACCAGGGACTCCAGTTAGACCAACTAGTATACTAGTTGTAGGAGCCACTGGTACTTTAGGCAGGCAAATTGTGAGAAGAGCCCTTGATGAGGGCTATGATGTTAGGTGTCTTGTTAGGCCTAGACCTGCCCCTGCTGATTTCCTTCGTGATTGGGGTGCCATTGTTGTCAAT GCAGATCTTAGTAAGCCTGAGACTATACCTGCAACAATGGTTGGGGTTCATACAGTTATTGACTGTGCTACTGGGCGTCCCGAAGAGCCCATTAAAACG GTAGATTGGGAAGGAAAAGTTGCTCTAATACAATGTGCAAAAGCAATGGGAATCCAGAAGTATGTGTTCTATTCTATCCACAACTGTGACAAGCATCCTGAAGTTCCCCTAATGGAGATTAAATATTGCACTGAGAAGTTTCTTCAGGACTCTGGTCTACCCCACGTCATTATCCGTCTATGTGGTTTCATGCAA GGCCTTATTGGGCAATATGCAGTACCTATTCTAGAAGAGAAATCTGTATGGGGAACAGATGCCCCAACAAGAATTGCATACATGGATACCCAG GATATAGCTCGACTAACACTTGTAGCATTACGGAATGAGAAAATTAATGGGAAGCTCCTCACCTTTGCTGGCCCTCGAGCTTGGACTACTCAAGAG GTCATAACATTGTGCGAGAGGCTTGCGGGGCAGGATGCAAATGTTACTACTGTCCCAGTTTCTGTCTTAAGAGTCACTCGTCAGTTGACTCGGTTGTTTGAGTGGACAAATGATGTTGCTGATAGGCTAGCATTTTCAGAG GTCCTTACAAGTGATGTTGTTTTTTCCGTTCCGATGAATGAGACATATAGTCTTCTAGGGGTGGAGCAGAAAGATATAGTTACACTGGAGAAGTATTTGCAGGATTATTTCACGAAcattttgaagaaattgaaagaccTCAAAGCACAATCAAAACAAAGCGACATCTACTTCTGA
- the LOC7466816 gene encoding protein ROOT HAIR SPECIFIC 17 isoform X2 gives MRRKKRETKRPNIPAAVLHWILFTRHYLVQFPLLTAFFGFLLLLFAAFAFLSPLPPIINHHNHSSQLKNGAKAEESTLSKETSSFHVPRSGGRLGSHLWSSRSSKFYYGCSNASESFETADTRKNSDRYLLIATSGGLNQQRTGITDGVVAAYILNATLVVPKLDQKSFWNDSSDFAQIFDVDWFISFLSKDVTIIKQLHAKGGKALNPYRMRVPRKCTPTCYLTKVLPVLNKKHVVQLGKFDYRLSNRLDPDLQKLRCRVNYHALKFTDTILEMGKKLVQRMRMKSEHFIALHLRFEPDMLAFSGCYFGGGEKERMELGKIRRRWKSLHASNPDKERRQGRCPLTPEEVGLMLRALGFGSDVHLYVASGEVYGGEETLAPLKALFPNFHSKETLASMRELAPFSSFSSRMAALDFIVCDESDVFSTNNNGNMAKILAGRRRYFGHKPTIRPNAKKLYKLFMSRHNKTWEEFASRVRTHQIGFMGEPNEVKPGRGEFHENPSSCICEDSAAKARAGLTLTPQNRLDEGHKDGKENINKNETSDVTDELSIEDDQDLTDMDYVDNGTAVKGKGLPGEMLLEEFFSD, from the exons atgaggagaaagaagagagaaaccaaAAGGCCTAACATACCTGCCGCCGTGCTCCACTGGATTCTCTTTACGCGTCACTACCTGGTTCAGTTTCCGTTACTCACCGCTTTCTTCGGTTTCCTCCTCCTTCTCTTCGCCGCCTTCGCTTTCCTCTCTCCTCTTCCTCCTATCATCAACCACCACAACCACTCCTCACAA TTAAAAAATGGAGCTAAAGCGGAAGAGTCAACGCTAAGTAAAGAGACGTCGTCGTTTCATGTTCCG AGAAGTGGAGGGCGCTTAGGGAGTCATTTATGGAGCTCAAGGTCATCGAAGTTTTACTATGGCTGCAGTAACGCCAGCGAGAGCTTTGAAA CTGCTGATACGAGAAAGAATAGTGATCGGTACTTGTTGATTGCTACCAGTGGAGGGTTAAATCAACAGAGAACAGGG ATAACAGATGGTGTTGTTGCAGCTTATATCTTGAATGCTACTCTTGTTGTTCCTAAGCTGGATCAGAAGTCTTTCTGGAATGATAGTAG CGATTTTGCTCAAATTTTTGATGTTGACTGGTTCATTTCATTCCTATCAAAAGATGTTACTATCATCAAACAGCTCCATGCAAAGGGTGGGAAAGCGCTGAATCCATATAGGATGCGGGTTCCAAGGAAGTGTACTCCCACATGCTATCTGACGAAAGTTTTACCTGTTCTTAATAAGAAGCAT GTTGTTCAGCTCGGAAAGTTTGATTACAGGCTCTCGAATAGGTTGGACCCAGATTTACAGAAGCTAAGATGCAGGGTCAACTACCATGCTTTAAAATTCACGGACACAATTCTTGAAATGGGCAAAAAACTGGTTCAGAGAATGAGAATGAAGAGTGAGCACTTCATTGCCCTGCACTTGAG GTTTGAACCTGATATGCTTGCATTCTCGGGATGCTATTTTGGCGggggagagaaagaaaggatgGAACTTGGCAAGATCCGGAGGAGGTGGAAAAGTTTACAC GCAAGCAACCCTGACAAAGAACGAAGGCAAGGAAGATGCCCTCTCACACCAGAGGAAGTTGGTCTTATGCTGAGAGCTCTGGGTTTCGGAAGTGATGTTCACTTATACGTGGCTTCAGGCGAAGTATATGGAGGTGAAGAGACATTAGCACCACTCAAAGCTCTCTTTCCAAATTTCCATTCAAAAGAGACTTTAGCCAGCATGAGAGAGTTGGCgccattttcatcattttcttctcgAATGGCTGCACTGGACTTCATTGTTTGTGATGAAAGTGACGTTTTTTCTACCAACAACAATGGAAATATGGCCAAGATATTAGCTGGTCGAAG GAGGTATTTCGGGCACAAACCAACAATTCGTCCAAATGCTAAAAAACTGTACAAATTGTTCATGAGCCGGCATAACAAAACATGGGAAGAATTTGCCTCCAGGGTCCGAACTCATCAAATTGGTTTCATGGGAGAACCAAATGAGGTGAAGCCTGGCAGAGGTGAGTTCCATGAAAATCCTTCATCCTGCATATGCGAGGATTCTGCAGCCAAGGCTAGGGCAGGTCTGACTCTGACTCCTCAAAATCGACTGGATGAGGGCCATAAAGATGGTAAAGAGAATATCAACAAGAATGAGACTAGTGATGTGACTGATGAGCTATCAATAGAGGATGATCAGGATTTGACTGACATGGATTATGTGGACAATGGAACAGCGGTTAAAGGTAAAGGTCTGCCTGGTGAAATGCTTTTGGAGGAATTCTTTTCCGACTGA
- the LOC7466816 gene encoding O-fucosyltransferase 6 isoform X1 — MRRKKRETKRPNIPAAVLHWILFTRHYLVQFPLLTAFFGFLLLLFAAFAFLSPLPPIINHHNHSSQLKNGAKAEESTLSKETSSFHVPRSGGRLGSHLWSSRSSKFYYGCSNASESFENAAADTRKNSDRYLLIATSGGLNQQRTGITDGVVAAYILNATLVVPKLDQKSFWNDSSDFAQIFDVDWFISFLSKDVTIIKQLHAKGGKALNPYRMRVPRKCTPTCYLTKVLPVLNKKHVVQLGKFDYRLSNRLDPDLQKLRCRVNYHALKFTDTILEMGKKLVQRMRMKSEHFIALHLRFEPDMLAFSGCYFGGGEKERMELGKIRRRWKSLHASNPDKERRQGRCPLTPEEVGLMLRALGFGSDVHLYVASGEVYGGEETLAPLKALFPNFHSKETLASMRELAPFSSFSSRMAALDFIVCDESDVFSTNNNGNMAKILAGRRRYFGHKPTIRPNAKKLYKLFMSRHNKTWEEFASRVRTHQIGFMGEPNEVKPGRGEFHENPSSCICEDSAAKARAGLTLTPQNRLDEGHKDGKENINKNETSDVTDELSIEDDQDLTDMDYVDNGTAVKGKGLPGEMLLEEFFSD; from the exons atgaggagaaagaagagagaaaccaaAAGGCCTAACATACCTGCCGCCGTGCTCCACTGGATTCTCTTTACGCGTCACTACCTGGTTCAGTTTCCGTTACTCACCGCTTTCTTCGGTTTCCTCCTCCTTCTCTTCGCCGCCTTCGCTTTCCTCTCTCCTCTTCCTCCTATCATCAACCACCACAACCACTCCTCACAA TTAAAAAATGGAGCTAAAGCGGAAGAGTCAACGCTAAGTAAAGAGACGTCGTCGTTTCATGTTCCG AGAAGTGGAGGGCGCTTAGGGAGTCATTTATGGAGCTCAAGGTCATCGAAGTTTTACTATGGCTGCAGTAACGCCAGCGAGAGCTTTGAAA ATGCAGCTGCTGATACGAGAAAGAATAGTGATCGGTACTTGTTGATTGCTACCAGTGGAGGGTTAAATCAACAGAGAACAGGG ATAACAGATGGTGTTGTTGCAGCTTATATCTTGAATGCTACTCTTGTTGTTCCTAAGCTGGATCAGAAGTCTTTCTGGAATGATAGTAG CGATTTTGCTCAAATTTTTGATGTTGACTGGTTCATTTCATTCCTATCAAAAGATGTTACTATCATCAAACAGCTCCATGCAAAGGGTGGGAAAGCGCTGAATCCATATAGGATGCGGGTTCCAAGGAAGTGTACTCCCACATGCTATCTGACGAAAGTTTTACCTGTTCTTAATAAGAAGCAT GTTGTTCAGCTCGGAAAGTTTGATTACAGGCTCTCGAATAGGTTGGACCCAGATTTACAGAAGCTAAGATGCAGGGTCAACTACCATGCTTTAAAATTCACGGACACAATTCTTGAAATGGGCAAAAAACTGGTTCAGAGAATGAGAATGAAGAGTGAGCACTTCATTGCCCTGCACTTGAG GTTTGAACCTGATATGCTTGCATTCTCGGGATGCTATTTTGGCGggggagagaaagaaaggatgGAACTTGGCAAGATCCGGAGGAGGTGGAAAAGTTTACAC GCAAGCAACCCTGACAAAGAACGAAGGCAAGGAAGATGCCCTCTCACACCAGAGGAAGTTGGTCTTATGCTGAGAGCTCTGGGTTTCGGAAGTGATGTTCACTTATACGTGGCTTCAGGCGAAGTATATGGAGGTGAAGAGACATTAGCACCACTCAAAGCTCTCTTTCCAAATTTCCATTCAAAAGAGACTTTAGCCAGCATGAGAGAGTTGGCgccattttcatcattttcttctcgAATGGCTGCACTGGACTTCATTGTTTGTGATGAAAGTGACGTTTTTTCTACCAACAACAATGGAAATATGGCCAAGATATTAGCTGGTCGAAG GAGGTATTTCGGGCACAAACCAACAATTCGTCCAAATGCTAAAAAACTGTACAAATTGTTCATGAGCCGGCATAACAAAACATGGGAAGAATTTGCCTCCAGGGTCCGAACTCATCAAATTGGTTTCATGGGAGAACCAAATGAGGTGAAGCCTGGCAGAGGTGAGTTCCATGAAAATCCTTCATCCTGCATATGCGAGGATTCTGCAGCCAAGGCTAGGGCAGGTCTGACTCTGACTCCTCAAAATCGACTGGATGAGGGCCATAAAGATGGTAAAGAGAATATCAACAAGAATGAGACTAGTGATGTGACTGATGAGCTATCAATAGAGGATGATCAGGATTTGACTGACATGGATTATGTGGACAATGGAACAGCGGTTAAAGGTAAAGGTCTGCCTGGTGAAATGCTTTTGGAGGAATTCTTTTCCGACTGA